GGAAACAATGCATAAGACTGAAAAACCATTCCAACTTGTCGGTCCTTTGGAGGCAAATGTGTAATTGTACGTTCATCAATATTGATATTGCCTTTGTTTGCTGCTGTCAATCCTGCTATTGTTCGCAGAAGAGAAGACTTACCGCAGCCGCTAGGTCCTAAAAGAGTAACAAGCTCGCCTTTTTCAATTGAAAGGGACAAATTCTTTAATACGTTAACGTTACCAAATGATAGGGATATTTTATCAATGGTTAAGTAGCTCATCTGACTTTCTCCTTTTGTTTTGTTTCTTTTTTGAACTAATCCTGATAATGCACCAGCACAATATGACGAGTACGATAAAATATGAAATTACCACTGAGCTAGATAAATGACCGCTTTCATTCATACGCCGGAACAAATAGATTTGAATTGTTTCAAAGCTGCCGCCTACTAATAAATTGGTTAAGACAAATTCCCCAAATAATATGGAGAAAGCCAGTATAGAGGAAACAATAATCCCTGATTTTATATTTGGCAGAATCACACGAGTAAATGCTTTTGTACGTGACGCACCTAAGAGCTCTGCTGCTTCCATTAGTCTGACGGAGTCAACCGATTGTAAACTATTCCGGACACCTTGATACATAAACGGCAAAACTGCAACAAAGAAGGCTCCAGACACAACAATAATCATCGGAATTGTTCCGCCTGCATAGGCACGTATCAGTCCTACCGCTGCCACTACTCCTGGAATGGCATAAGGCATCAGCACAATGATTTTCAATAATCGTTCAAGCTTTGGTAAATACACCGTAATAACAAAAACAGTAGGAACCATAACGAGAATAATGACAATCATCGACCCGACTGTTAATAGAAATGTTCTGGTCATCGCTTCAACAAATCGAGGGTCTCCGTATAGTTCTGCATACCATTTAAACGTATATCCATCTGGCAAGACGGTTTTCGTCCAGCTTGTTGCAATGGAATAAAGAAAGGTTGCAATAAGCGGTAAAGCTAAATACATCATAAAAATCGTTACAGTCACGCGATGCTGCCACACTTTTTTTTTCACTTCATATCCCTCCGAACCTTACGTAATAACCACTCATTTACAAGCATCGCGGTCATCATCAATAATGCAAGGGTAACAGCCAATGCACTCCCAAGCTCAGGTCGTGCATAAATATCGCCTGAAACTAAAGCACCAATCCGAATAGGGAGAAGATTAATTTTACTTCCAACCAGGGCATAAGCAGTTCCATAGGCGCCCATTGCATTGGCAAATAAAATACTAAGTGTGCCAGTGATAGCTGGAAGAATATAAGGAAAACCAATTTTTCGCCAAAAGGTAAAAGTGGAAGCTCCTAATAAAAATGAAGCCTCTTTCCATTTCTCATCAATTCCTTTATAAATAGGAAACAAGAGTAAGACTGCCAGAGGAAGCTGAAAATAGACGTAGATCATAGTTAAGCCCGCCCAAGAATACAAATCAAAGTGTTGGAATAAGTCTATTCCAAACTGCTGAAATAAGAGAGTAAAAACACCGCTGTTTCCAAGCAAAATAATAAATGCAAATGCAAGCGGAACTCCTGCAAAATTTGAAGTCATATTAACAAAAAGCAATAATTTTTCTTGAAATGCCGAATGAAATTTCGTAAAGGAGTAAGCAACAAATGTAGCGATGATTACACCTATTAAGCTAGAAGTAAAAGAGATAATGGCACTATTTTTGAACGATTGATAATAAAAGGGATTGATGAAAATCTCAATATAGTTACCTAAAGTCCACCCGCTGCCATTCTCACCGCTTAAGCTTGCCGAAATCATAGTAACAACGGGAACGACAAGAAACATTGCGATCAAAAGGAAGAATGGCAAAAGTGTAAAGAGGGCGAATTTGTTCATTTTTGGCTTCAATACTATTACTTCCTTTCTTCGAACTGGAGCTCTTTTGCTTTAATCCCTGGCAATGATAGCGGGATCATCGAAGCAGAAGGTTTTATCCGCAGTAATTGGCATGAAATAGGAGCAATCATAAGCTGGGAAATCTCTTCTTCGTAAACTCCAGGTTCGACTTGATCTGAAATGATAAATAAAGGTACGTGCCTTACATCATTTAATGTTCCGCCGTGATTGCCATCATCATTCATTCCATGATCAGCTGTAACGATGATTTGATATCCTTTTTCCATCCATGCAGGAATAACTGTGGCTAGAATGGAATCTGCCATTAAAACACTACCCTTGTATTCTTTTGAATTGGCTGTGAATTTGTGGCCGATATCATCAATATTCATCGAATGTACATATAAAAAATCAGGATGATAAGCGGTAAGCAAGTGATGTGCGTCCGCAAATAAATGAGAATCGGGATAATGGTCTTCAAAATAGAAAATACCGTGCTGAATCACTTTTTCCGGGTTATGCTGAATTCGATCCTCGTGGATGACGAAAGGAGCCCGGTTATACAATTCGCTCACCCAATAGTAAGATGCTGTTGCATTTGTTAATCCATTCCGTTTTGTTAAATGAAACAAACTTTCTTGTTGGGACAGCCTTACTGTTTGATTCGTCGTAATTCCGTTTCTATACGGGGGGGTTCCTGTTAGGAGGACCTCGTATAAGGGCCTGGATAAACTAGGTATTTCTGATTTTACACAGTAACGGGAGGCTAAGCCTTTTTCAACTAAATGTCCTAAATATCCCATTTGCTCAACGGCTGCGTCAAAGCGCAGGCCGTCAAGTATAATCATTGCTAATTTATTATTTGACATGGATAAGAACCTTTTCTTGCCATAATTGTGGAATCTGTTTCGCTGTTTCATCCCACGCCTTAAAATCTTCTACAGGCTTTGCATTTTTGTATTGATCCTTAGGCAGAACTTTTTCTTGCACATCAGCAGGGAGTTTCACATTATCGCGGATAGGACGTGCATATCCTCGTGCTAGATTGATTTGTCCTTCATCAGATAAAATATATTCGCGTGCAAGCATTGCTGCATGAGGATGTTTGGCATTTTTATTAATGACAGTTGTATACCCGCTTACAACGGATGTATCTTCAGGAATCGTCACTTCAAAGCGATTTTTGTCAATTTGATCGCGGTAATTTAATCCATTGAAGTCCCAGACAACAGCTACATCGACTTCGCCTTTTTCTAAGTTGGCAATGGAAGAATCTATAGAAGATAGTCTTCCTTGCTTAGCGATCTGTGCGAAATATTCAAGTCCGGACTCAATATTCTTTTCATCTCCACCTTTAGACATTGCTGCTGCTAGTACAGCAAATTGAGACTGAGTGCCTTTTGTTACATCGCCAATTGCTACTTTATAATCACCATTTAAGATGTCATCCCATGTTTTTGGCGGATTTTTCACGTTATTCTTATCTGTTAAAAATGCGATGGTACCTGTGTAGCCCAAAACCCAGTGTCCTTCATCATCCTTTGCCCATTCTGGAACATCATCCCAATAAGATGTTTTGTATGGAAGTGTTAGTCCTTTATCCTTTGCTAACGGACCGAAGTTAATGCCGACATCTCCAATATCAGCGGTTGCATTCTTTCCCTCAGACTCAAATTTAGATAATTCTTCAGCACTCGACATATCTGTATCCTTATGTTTTAAGCTGTATTCACTTTCAAGTTCCTTCCACGTTTCGCCCCAGTTTGCCCAGCTATCAGGCATTGCAACGCTGGCAACTTCACCTTCCTCTTTTGCTTTCTGAGTGATTTCCTCTAATGATAAATTTTCTGCTACTGCTTTTGTTTCCTCAGTATTTGTTTCAGATTGCCCGCAAGCAGCTAAAAGCGAGGTTGATAGAAGTCCGACTGATAAAATTTTAGTTATACGTTTCATTCGTTTTGTTTAATCCTCCGTTTTATTTCTGTTTTATTTGTTTACATAGATTATTGTAATAAACAAAAGTAAAAAGGGCATTAAACAAACGTAAAAAAACAATAAATAAATGTAAATTAAATAGAATCCGAAGGTTTAACACTGTCATCTCTTACAGGGGGTTGCTTGTAATAGGAGGGAGGCTTGTTGAACAGAGTAGTTTGATAATGTGGGGAAGATGTTTGAATATATTTGTATACGGACAGAAAAACAAAAATAAAGCCTGTATCTAAAAATGATACAGGCATTTACTAGAGTTTATGTTTATTTTTGATACCTTTCTTACAGTCGAATAGGTAATCAGATGATATGAACCATACTATACAATCTATATAGTTCTCGTTACCTCATGATTGATCAGCGTTCCTAAATGCTCACCTAAGCATATTTTTCTCATAACGCCAGGCTCATCAAAATTAAAGATGTGAACAGGAAGGTTGTAATCACGGGCAAGCAGCAGGGCAGACTGATCCATTACTCTGATGTTATTTGTTACAACATCATCGTAGTTCAGATGGCTATACATCTTTGCATCTTTGTCCAGCTTCGGGTCACAGGTAAAGACGCCGTCAACTCCTTGCTTAGCAACTAAAATGGCGTCGCTGTTTGTTTCAATCGCACGTTGGACGCTTGGATAATCAGTCGTCACAAATGGTTGTCCATTTCCTCCGCCAAAGATAACGATATACCCTTTATCGAGGTGATGAACAGCACGTAAGCGGATATACGGCTCAGCAACTGCAGCAACCGGAATTGAAGACATTACACGGACTTCTTTTTCAGTTTTGCTTTTTAACACCCCGCGAAGCATCAAGCTGTTGATTATTGTTCCTAATGTACCGATATTATCCGCTTCGACTCTGTCGATTCCCCAAGCAGCAGCTAAATTTCCTCTGAAGATATTTCCTCCGCCTACAACTACTGAGACCTCAATTCCGCTGTTTACAATGGTTAAGATTTCATTTGCGATATGCTCCAGTCTTAAAGACCCAAAGCTATTACCGTCTTGATCAGCAAGTGCGCCTCCGCTTAACTTAATTAATACACGCTTGTACTGTGTCATCCCGATTCCTCCTGATCATTTTGTTAAGTCCCTTCAATTTTAACGATCCAGAAACCATAAAAAAAGAACTAAAAGTATGTAAATACCTCTAGTTCTTTCGGGAAAAAACGAGTGGAATGCTTCTTTTTTACCAAATTATTTAACAGTTTCATCTCGCTCTCTCCCTTTTTCGATTTTTCTGACTATTTCTTGAATCCAGTGTATATTAAAAAGTCGAGGTAGGTCAAGAGGAATTTATACTTATGCTTAAAATCGAAAATGAGACAAAAATTCCAAGAATTTTTTTTCCTTCGCATTTTCGTGCTTAAATAGGACGTAAGCCCCTGTTGTCGGCAATTGGATACTGTTGCACTCTACTTTGATTAATCGTCCTTCCATCAGCTCGCGCCTAACGATAGAAGAAGGCAGGAAGGATACACCCAACCCTTCGGAAATGAACCGTTTCGTAATATAGGATTGAGTGACCTTCATCGTACGAATGAATGGATACTTCATCCTCAGATTGCTAAGCAGGTCGTCCCAATAGACCGGATGGCTATGAGTAAACAATAAATTATTTTCAAAGAGCTCGGCACAGTCAATCGGAGGTGCCGATTCATCCCAGCCATCATGAGGAGCTACCAAAATCACTGGATCCTGATAGAGGCTCCTGCAAATTAGTGAGGATTGCGGTGCATTCAACAGGCTTAAGCCAATATCTGCCTGATTGTCATTGATCATATTCGCAATTTCATCTGATTCACTAATTGTCACCGTTATTTCAATCTCAGGGTTCACTGTGGTGAATCTCTTTAAAACATAAGGCATAACTGTGTCAGCGATAAGAGGTGAAATGGCAAGGCTGAGCGTATTTGAATAGCCTTGTCTGAACCGATGGAGATCCGCCATGCTGTCCTCATAATCCTCTAAGAGTTTGAGAGCATACGGAAGGTATTGTCTTCCTTCCTCCGTCAGCGAGATTTGTCTTCCTTTTCTTTCAAAAAGCTTAATGCCAAGTTCTTTCTCAAGCAATTTCATATGAACGGTAACCGAAGGCTGTGAAATAAAAAGGGTTTCGGCAGTTTGTCTGAAGTTTTCATTTTTTGCTGCTGTAACAAAGGTTTGAAGCCATTTTAAATCCATGAAAGCCTCCTGATTAATAATATTAATTAATTATATGAAGAATATTTAATTTTTTTTAAAAGTATATCACGTATAATGTAAAGAACAAAGGAGGTAGTATGATGGTACATGTTGGATTAAAAGGGATTGTTTGCACAGAAACAAAAATCAGTCACATCGATGGCGATGTAGGCCAGTTAATTTATAGAGGTTATGATGCAAAAGATCTCGCAGTATCTTCAAGCTTTGAAGAAGTGGCTTTTCTGTTGCTTTTTGATAGAAAGCCAGATTCAGAAGAACTTGCTGCATTTAAAGAAAAATTAATTGGTTATCGCAGCCTTTCAGATTCAGCCATAGAGCTGATTAGCAGTTTGCCTCATGAAATGGACCATATGTCCGTACTTCGAACAGTAGTCTCCTCTCTCGGTGATTCTTCCCACCAATTTCCGCCAAAAAATGAGGAGGCATTGGAACTTATATCTGCCATTCCGACGATCATCGCTTTTCGCGAACGTTCTATGAATGGAGAAAAGCTCGTGCCGCCTTCCGATTCACTTGGCCACGTTGAAAACTTCTTGTATATGCTAACAGGAAAAAAGCCAAGCAGTGCAGAAGCTGTTGCGTTGGAAGCCTATATGATATTAACGATGGAGCACGGAATGAATGCTTCCACTTTCTCCGCAAGAGTAACCGTATCAACAGAGTCGGATTTAATTTCTGCCATCACCTCAGCACTTGGAACGATGAAGGGACCTCTTCACGGCGGAGCTCCTTCAGGCGTAATTCAGCTGCTTGATGAAATAAAAGATAAAAACAATGCAGAAAGCTATTTAAGAAACAAGCTGGAAAAAGGCGACAGATTAATGGGCTTCGGGCACAGAGTTTATAAAACGAGAGACCCGAGAGCAGTAGCTTTACAGAAAAAGACAAGCGAGGTAGCCGGAAACAACAGTGAGCTTGACCTTGCGTTGCATGTGGAAGAAACGGCAATTCGCCTACTGGAAGAATACAAGCCGGGAAGAAAGCTTTACACAAATGTCGAATTCTATGCGGCTGCCGTAATGAAAGCCATTCACTTAAACTCCGAATTATTTACGCCGATTTTTTCTGCTAGCAGAATCGTCGGCTGGAGTGCCCATGTGCTGGAACAGGCAAGCGACAATACGATTTACAGACCTTCGGCGAAGTATACCGGCAAGATGCTTGTTTGATTAGAATGAGAGTGACTCAGAAATGGGTTGCTCTTTTTTTCTTATGCTAGGTGTGTGGATATTTAAAATATGGACGCGGACAAAAGCTGCTTCAGAAAGCATATAAAATGTAGATAGAGGCACATAAAAAGGAAAGGAGGCACATATTATAGAGCTTATCCAGGAACCCGCAGTATATATTTGTCTGAACGATCCTGGATTTCAATCGATTCCTCACATCTGGAGCTTATTCTCTGTTAATGCAGGATAAGTACATTCCCTCCGCTTCACACCTAATCTTATAAAATTTCACGATTAATGGATGTGCATTCGATGGCAATCCAATCTTTAGTAATCTCCTTTTTCCGAGCCTTTTGTCAAACATCGCAAACGCACGAGTAAAGACATCAGGTGACTTAATTGCGTCCTCGATTGCAAGTGAATTGTAAGCCATAAACGGTTGATAAACATCGAAGGGATCAAAAATACCTTGGTTGATCAACATGTTATCTATTTCATTCGATGCTTTGATTAAGGCTTCTCTTTCTTTCGAATGAAACATTTGTCTCCAATCAGAAGAATAAGGAATAGGCTTCAATTTTCTTTCCGCTTTTATTTTCTCGTAAAGCTTTGCATGCTCTACCTCATATGTAATCATAGATGCAGAGAAGATCTCTTTTTTATCAAGGGTTATCCAAACTCGGCTAGGTCCATCATGGGATTTTCTGTAGACTGTCGCATGCAGTTTGATTCGGTTTTTTAAACTACTACATATGAATTCTTCAAGTGTTGACTTAAGCTTGCTCCATTGCAATGATATTGCTCCTTTTCAGTAGTTTCAGAGAAGTCTATAACTATTACCAAGCTCTTGCTTGATTTCATGTAGCATGTATTCAGCGAACGATGTTAATACTTCTGGATTAATATCTAATTTATCATTATATGATCTTCCTGAGTATTGACTTAAGCAAGCAGATATAATATCCGCATATTTTCTATCCAAATGCTTCAATCCCCATTCCCCGCCTTCTTTTTTAGAGGTAACGGCTTTATCTCGCAGAAAGCGTAAAACTCTGCATAAGTTTAAACAATAATAAACGGGG
This window of the Bacillus gobiensis genome carries:
- a CDS encoding ABC transporter permease produces the protein MKKKVWQHRVTVTIFMMYLALPLIATFLYSIATSWTKTVLPDGYTFKWYAELYGDPRFVEAMTRTFLLTVGSMIVIILVMVPTVFVITVYLPKLERLLKIIVLMPYAIPGVVAAVGLIRAYAGGTIPMIIVVSGAFFVAVLPFMYQGVRNSLQSVDSVRLMEAAELLGASRTKAFTRVILPNIKSGIIVSSILAFSILFGEFVLTNLLVGGSFETIQIYLFRRMNESGHLSSSVVISYFIVLVILCWCIIRISSKKKQNKRRKSDELLNH
- a CDS encoding ABC transporter permease, whose amino-acid sequence is MNKFALFTLLPFFLLIAMFLVVPVVTMISASLSGENGSGWTLGNYIEIFINPFYYQSFKNSAIISFTSSLIGVIIATFVAYSFTKFHSAFQEKLLLFVNMTSNFAGVPLAFAFIILLGNSGVFTLLFQQFGIDLFQHFDLYSWAGLTMIYVYFQLPLAVLLLFPIYKGIDEKWKEASFLLGASTFTFWRKIGFPYILPAITGTLSILFANAMGAYGTAYALVGSKINLLPIRIGALVSGDIYARPELGSALAVTLALLMMTAMLVNEWLLRKVRRDMK
- a CDS encoding alkaline phosphatase family protein encodes the protein MSNNKLAMIILDGLRFDAAVEQMGYLGHLVEKGLASRYCVKSEIPSLSRPLYEVLLTGTPPYRNGITTNQTVRLSQQESLFHLTKRNGLTNATASYYWVSELYNRAPFVIHEDRIQHNPEKVIQHGIFYFEDHYPDSHLFADAHHLLTAYHPDFLYVHSMNIDDIGHKFTANSKEYKGSVLMADSILATVIPAWMEKGYQIIVTADHGMNDDGNHGGTLNDVRHVPLFIISDQVEPGVYEEEISQLMIAPISCQLLRIKPSASMIPLSLPGIKAKELQFEERK
- a CDS encoding ABC transporter substrate-binding protein — protein: MKRITKILSVGLLSTSLLAACGQSETNTEETKAVAENLSLEEITQKAKEEGEVASVAMPDSWANWGETWKELESEYSLKHKDTDMSSAEELSKFESEGKNATADIGDVGINFGPLAKDKGLTLPYKTSYWDDVPEWAKDDEGHWVLGYTGTIAFLTDKNNVKNPPKTWDDILNGDYKVAIGDVTKGTQSQFAVLAAAMSKGGDEKNIESGLEYFAQIAKQGRLSSIDSSIANLEKGEVDVAVVWDFNGLNYRDQIDKNRFEVTIPEDTSVVSGYTTVINKNAKHPHAAMLAREYILSDEGQINLARGYARPIRDNVKLPADVQEKVLPKDQYKNAKPVEDFKAWDETAKQIPQLWQEKVLIHVK
- the pyrH gene encoding UMP kinase; the encoded protein is MTQYKRVLIKLSGGALADQDGNSFGSLRLEHIANEILTIVNSGIEVSVVVGGGNIFRGNLAAAWGIDRVEADNIGTLGTIINSLMLRGVLKSKTEKEVRVMSSIPVAAVAEPYIRLRAVHHLDKGYIVIFGGGNGQPFVTTDYPSVQRAIETNSDAILVAKQGVDGVFTCDPKLDKDAKMYSHLNYDDVVTNNIRVMDQSALLLARDYNLPVHIFNFDEPGVMRKICLGEHLGTLINHEVTRTI
- a CDS encoding LysR family transcriptional regulator, whose product is MDLKWLQTFVTAAKNENFRQTAETLFISQPSVTVHMKLLEKELGIKLFERKGRQISLTEEGRQYLPYALKLLEDYEDSMADLHRFRQGYSNTLSLAISPLIADTVMPYVLKRFTTVNPEIEITVTISESDEIANMINDNQADIGLSLLNAPQSSLICRSLYQDPVILVAPHDGWDESAPPIDCAELFENNLLFTHSHPVYWDDLLSNLRMKYPFIRTMKVTQSYITKRFISEGLGVSFLPSSIVRRELMEGRLIKVECNSIQLPTTGAYVLFKHENAKEKKFLEFLSHFRF
- a CDS encoding citrate synthase/methylcitrate synthase, with the protein product MVHVGLKGIVCTETKISHIDGDVGQLIYRGYDAKDLAVSSSFEEVAFLLLFDRKPDSEELAAFKEKLIGYRSLSDSAIELISSLPHEMDHMSVLRTVVSSLGDSSHQFPPKNEEALELISAIPTIIAFRERSMNGEKLVPPSDSLGHVENFLYMLTGKKPSSAEAVALEAYMILTMEHGMNASTFSARVTVSTESDLISAITSALGTMKGPLHGGAPSGVIQLLDEIKDKNNAESYLRNKLEKGDRLMGFGHRVYKTRDPRAVALQKKTSEVAGNNSELDLALHVEETAIRLLEEYKPGRKLYTNVEFYAAAVMKAIHLNSELFTPIFSASRIVGWSAHVLEQASDNTIYRPSAKYTGKMLV
- a CDS encoding SF0329 family protein — translated: MQWSKLKSTLEEFICSSLKNRIKLHATVYRKSHDGPSRVWITLDKKEIFSASMITYEVEHAKLYEKIKAERKLKPIPYSSDWRQMFHSKEREALIKASNEIDNMLINQGIFDPFDVYQPFMAYNSLAIEDAIKSPDVFTRAFAMFDKRLGKRRLLKIGLPSNAHPLIVKFYKIRCEAEGMYLSCINRE